A part of Olleya sp. Bg11-27 genomic DNA contains:
- a CDS encoding fasciclin domain-containing protein — protein sequence MKTIKNLSLVFLAFVTLWSCSDDDDATTPTETQELNIVETAQATPSLSILVEAVVQAGLVDDLSASGSRTVLAPTNAAFTTFLQAKGFATLADVPNDVLKEILLNHVIDDTNIMSSDLTGATGYTNTLASGPNSTNLSLFWNGTDGVTFNGTSSVAIADISTSNGIVHVVDAVIDLPTIATFATTNPALTNLVEALQYADSGMPTVPYIATVSDTTAGPFTVFAPTDAAFGDLLVELEITALTDLATETVDAALTYHIVSANVQTSMLTTGPVATLGGDITADATLFTLTDVNDRVSNIVTTLVDIQAVNGVVHVIDNVLLPQL from the coding sequence ATGAAAACAATCAAAAATTTATCCCTCGTATTTTTAGCATTTGTTACATTATGGTCTTGTAGTGACGATGACGATGCAACAACACCGACAGAAACACAAGAATTAAACATTGTCGAAACCGCACAAGCAACTCCAAGCCTAAGTATTTTAGTAGAAGCTGTTGTACAAGCTGGATTAGTAGACGACTTATCGGCTTCAGGAAGTCGCACGGTACTAGCCCCAACCAATGCCGCTTTTACTACATTTTTACAAGCAAAAGGATTTGCCACTCTTGCAGATGTGCCAAATGACGTATTAAAAGAGATTTTATTAAATCATGTTATTGATGATACAAACATCATGTCTTCAGATTTAACAGGAGCGACAGGCTACACCAATACATTAGCTTCAGGTCCGAATAGCACAAATTTAAGCTTGTTTTGGAACGGAACGGATGGTGTCACTTTTAATGGTACATCAAGTGTTGCAATAGCAGACATCTCTACGTCTAACGGAATTGTACATGTTGTGGATGCCGTAATAGATTTACCAACTATAGCCACTTTTGCAACAACAAATCCAGCATTAACTAACTTAGTTGAAGCTTTACAATATGCAGATTCAGGCATGCCAACAGTGCCTTACATTGCCACTGTATCAGATACAACAGCAGGTCCATTTACAGTATTTGCACCAACAGATGCTGCTTTTGGTGACTTATTAGTAGAATTAGAGATTACTGCACTAACAGACCTAGCGACAGAAACTGTAGATGCTGCCTTAACATATCACATCGTATCTGCTAATGTACAAACGTCTATGTTAACAACAGGACCAGTAGCGACGCTTGGAGGTGATATTACTGCAGACGCTACGCTTTTTACCCTTACAGATGTAAATGACAGAGTTAGTAATATAGTAACAACATTAGTGGACATACAAGCTGTAAATGGTGTTGTACATGTTATAGACAACGTATTATTGCCACAATTATAA
- the mnmA gene encoding tRNA 2-thiouridine(34) synthase MnmA — protein sequence MKKRVIVGLSGGVDSSVAAYLLQEQGYEVIGLFMKNWHDDSVTISDECPWLDDSNDAMLVAEKLGIPFQTVDLSEQYKERIVDYMFDEYEKGRTPNPDVLCNREIKFDVFMKIALDLGADYVATGHYCRKTTIIKDGKEVHQLLAGQDPNKDQSYFLCQLSQEQLAKALFPVGELLKPQVRAIAKEQELTTADKKDSQGLCFIGKVRLPDFLQQQLKPKEGVIVEIPRDNAFYNETVPSFNSKLEALQYHSRKPSYEVSQGKIMGKHQGAHYFTKGQRKGLAVGGTVEPLFVIDTDVKENVIYTGQGTSHPGLYKSALFVTNEELHWVREDLTLKIGETMSVLARIRYRQPLEKATLHKVESGLYVEFENPQSAITEGQFVAWYLDEELVGSGVIS from the coding sequence ATGAAAAAGAGAGTTATTGTTGGTTTGTCAGGAGGTGTAGATTCTAGTGTTGCTGCTTATTTATTACAGGAACAAGGATACGAGGTTATTGGTCTTTTTATGAAAAACTGGCATGATGACTCAGTGACTATTTCTGACGAGTGTCCTTGGTTGGATGATAGTAATGATGCGATGTTGGTTGCAGAAAAATTAGGGATTCCATTTCAAACAGTAGATTTAAGCGAGCAATATAAAGAACGTATTGTCGACTATATGTTTGACGAGTATGAAAAAGGACGTACTCCAAATCCGGATGTATTATGTAATCGAGAGATCAAATTTGATGTTTTTATGAAAATAGCATTAGACTTAGGTGCCGATTATGTAGCAACGGGTCATTATTGCAGAAAAACAACGATTATAAAAGACGGTAAAGAAGTACATCAGTTATTGGCTGGTCAAGATCCAAATAAAGATCAATCTTATTTTTTATGTCAATTATCTCAGGAGCAACTGGCCAAAGCGTTGTTTCCAGTTGGTGAATTGTTGAAACCTCAAGTAAGAGCAATAGCAAAAGAACAAGAGTTGACTACCGCAGATAAAAAAGACTCACAAGGGTTGTGTTTTATAGGAAAAGTAAGATTGCCAGATTTTTTACAACAACAACTTAAACCAAAAGAGGGTGTTATTGTAGAAATACCAAGAGATAATGCATTTTATAATGAAACAGTACCAAGCTTTAATTCTAAATTAGAAGCATTACAGTACCACTCAAGAAAGCCTAGTTATGAAGTGTCTCAAGGAAAAATAATGGGTAAACATCAAGGTGCGCATTATTTTACTAAAGGACAACGTAAAGGGTTAGCAGTTGGTGGAACAGTAGAACCATTATTTGTTATTGATACAGATGTAAAAGAGAATGTTATTTATACAGGTCAAGGAACATCTCACCCTGGATTATATAAAAGTGCTTTGTTTGTCACTAATGAAGAATTGCATTGGGTGCGAGAAGATTTAACCTTAAAAATAGGCGAGACAATGTCCGTTTTAGCTAGGATTAGATATCGACAACCTTTAGAAAAGGCAACCTTACATAAAGTAGAATCAGGTTTGTATGTCGAATTCGAAAATCCGCAATCGGCTATAACTGAAGGGCAGTTTGTAGCTTGGTATTTGGATGAAGAATTAGTTGGTTCAGGTGTAATTTCTTAA
- a CDS encoding S8 family serine peptidase: protein MKHVYFLVLVIYSSCLCAQEHAWVYLADKPDSVTALANPISILTQKALDRKAAHNVSVDFRDVPVDETYISSIKSQTGITVVSKSKWFNAIHVLGTQSDINALTTVTVNGTLIVSSIDFADNALDARPSQNQNKHDFESRLTTFNYGSAANQVEMIGVDGLHQNSDSYTGTGMTVAVIDAGFPSVNTMSGFQRLRDANGILGGYDFVDRNTDVYAYTGNSHGTWVLSDMAGFIQDQFVGTAPDAEFYLFRTENAATETPLEESLWVEAAERADSLGVDVINSSLGYTTFDNPNYSYTPAQMDGNTAYITKGANIAFEKGILVVNSAGNSGGGSWQIVGAPADAAGVFSIGAVQANGIYASFSSTGNSTQPTQKPDVVAQGQASYAINTNDNIITLNGTSFSSPILAGGIVCLWQALPAKSNAEIMQLVRESASQYNTPDYFLGYGIPDLSLALADGLLSVDGFEDESATLKVYPNPVAEQLNIQLPSRFEDASVRLYDVLGKQVMDSKITAIHKSINTSALSKGVYLLKIEAKDLSVTRKIIKN from the coding sequence ATGAAACACGTTTACTTTTTAGTACTAGTAATTTATTCTTCTTGTTTGTGTGCTCAAGAGCATGCATGGGTCTATTTGGCGGATAAACCGGATAGTGTGACAGCATTAGCTAATCCTATTTCAATTTTAACTCAAAAGGCATTAGACAGGAAAGCGGCGCATAATGTCAGTGTGGATTTTAGAGATGTACCTGTTGATGAAACTTATATTTCTTCAATAAAATCTCAAACAGGTATTACTGTAGTTTCAAAATCAAAATGGTTTAATGCCATACACGTTTTAGGAACACAGTCGGATATAAATGCATTAACAACAGTAACCGTTAATGGTACTTTAATTGTTAGCAGTATAGATTTTGCAGACAATGCTTTAGACGCACGACCAAGTCAAAACCAAAATAAACACGATTTTGAATCTCGTTTAACAACCTTTAATTACGGTAGTGCTGCAAATCAAGTCGAAATGATAGGTGTAGATGGTTTACACCAAAATAGTGATAGCTATACTGGAACAGGGATGACCGTTGCTGTTATAGATGCGGGTTTTCCTAGTGTAAATACGATGTCTGGTTTTCAGCGCTTAAGAGATGCTAACGGAATTTTAGGAGGTTATGATTTTGTCGATCGCAATACCGATGTCTATGCTTATACCGGTAATTCTCATGGGACTTGGGTGTTAAGTGATATGGCTGGTTTTATTCAAGATCAGTTTGTGGGTACCGCTCCTGATGCTGAATTCTATTTATTTAGAACAGAGAATGCAGCGACAGAAACACCTTTAGAAGAAAGTCTTTGGGTAGAAGCAGCAGAACGTGCCGATAGCTTAGGGGTCGATGTTATTAATTCGTCTTTAGGATACACCACTTTTGATAATCCTAATTATAGTTATACGCCAGCTCAAATGGATGGAAACACAGCGTACATTACTAAAGGTGCCAATATTGCTTTCGAAAAAGGAATTTTAGTGGTTAACTCTGCAGGGAATTCTGGAGGAGGTAGTTGGCAGATTGTTGGGGCACCAGCTGATGCAGCAGGAGTTTTTAGTATTGGTGCTGTGCAAGCTAATGGTATTTATGCGTCATTTAGTAGTACAGGTAACAGTACGCAACCCACCCAAAAGCCTGATGTTGTAGCACAAGGTCAAGCCAGTTATGCTATAAATACTAATGATAATATTATTACCTTAAACGGAACATCTTTTAGTTCGCCAATTTTAGCTGGAGGTATCGTATGTTTATGGCAAGCGTTACCCGCAAAGTCAAATGCAGAAATTATGCAATTAGTGCGTGAGTCAGCTTCGCAATACAATACGCCAGACTATTTTTTAGGTTATGGTATTCCTGATTTAAGTTTAGCATTAGCAGACGGTTTATTATCAGTAGACGGTTTTGAAGATGAAAGTGCTACACTTAAAGTGTATCCTAATCCTGTAGCGGAACAATTAAACATACAATTGCCTAGTCGATTTGAAGACGCTAGCGTACGATTATATGATGTCTTAGGAAAGCAGGTCATGGACAGCAAAATAACAGCAATACATAAAAGTATAAATACATCCGCTTTATCTAAAGGCGTGTATTTGCTTAAAATAGAAGCTAAAGATTTATCTGTCACTAGAAAGATTATAAAAAATTAA
- a CDS encoding NAD(P)H-dependent flavin oxidoreductase codes for MQNKITRLFNIKHPIIQAGMIWNSGWKLASAASNSGILGLIGAGSMYPDVLREHIQKCKKATDKPFGVNVPMLYPNIEEIMNIIVDEDVKIVFTSAGNPKTWTKWLQDKGITVVHVVSSVKFALKAQAAGVDAIVAEGFEAGGHNGRDETTTLTLIPMVAEQLDIPLIAAGGIATGKAMLACLVLGADGVQVGSRFVASTESSAHQAFKQVVVDTKEGDTQLTLKELAPVRLIKNKFYQQLEDLYKTSPTPEQLKELLGRARAKKGMFEGDLEDGELEIGQIAGLIHDIKPVAEIVKDMVAEFEEVKRCIVKL; via the coding sequence ATGCAAAATAAAATAACAAGACTTTTCAATATTAAACATCCAATTATTCAAGCTGGAATGATTTGGAATAGTGGCTGGAAATTAGCCTCAGCAGCAAGTAATTCTGGAATACTAGGATTGATTGGTGCTGGAAGTATGTATCCAGATGTTTTAAGAGAGCACATTCAAAAATGTAAAAAAGCAACAGATAAACCCTTTGGTGTTAATGTTCCAATGTTATATCCTAACATTGAAGAGATCATGAACATTATCGTGGATGAAGATGTTAAGATTGTATTTACTTCCGCAGGAAACCCAAAAACGTGGACCAAATGGTTGCAAGATAAAGGGATAACAGTGGTGCATGTTGTTAGTAGTGTTAAGTTTGCTTTAAAAGCGCAAGCAGCAGGCGTGGATGCTATTGTTGCAGAAGGTTTTGAAGCTGGAGGACATAATGGTCGTGACGAAACGACGACGCTAACTTTAATACCAATGGTCGCAGAGCAATTGGATATTCCACTAATTGCAGCAGGTGGTATTGCTACAGGAAAAGCGATGTTAGCTTGTCTTGTTTTAGGGGCCGATGGTGTGCAAGTCGGGAGTCGATTTGTAGCCAGTACAGAAAGTAGTGCGCATCAGGCGTTTAAGCAAGTTGTGGTTGACACTAAAGAAGGCGATACCCAGTTGACGTTAAAAGAATTAGCACCTGTTAGACTTATAAAAAATAAGTTTTATCAACAATTAGAGGACTTATATAAAACGAGTCCAACACCAGAACAACTAAAAGAGTTATTAGGTCGTGCACGTGCCAAAAAAGGGATGTTTGAAGGTGACTTAGAGGATGGCGAACTAGAGATTGGTCAAATAGCAGGATTAATTCACGATATAAAACCAGTTGCTGAGATTGTTAAAGATATGGTTGCTGAGTTTGAGGAGGTAAAAAGGTGTATTGTTAAGCTTTAA
- a CDS encoding FkbM family methyltransferase: MILKKIIFKASQIKWIPKWVYLLGVFQYIKLLFGLKSKTPYLKLKLKGYDAKVYLRPKTSDFKIFKQIFIEEDYNVQCPKEVNNIIDAGANCGYSIVYFKNKFKKARLIAIEPDPSNIEILKKNTAHFENVYIVEGGLWSITTDLKILDKNAGKWAFRVVEALDDSKEFKGYSLDAIMLEYDIKTIDILKMDVEGAEKVIFEQNYQYWLSKTKFGFLELHENYAPGVTNLVNNRLHALDFEQSKSGENLVFSKRSNLK; this comes from the coding sequence ATGATATTAAAAAAAATAATATTTAAAGCTTCACAAATTAAATGGATTCCTAAGTGGGTGTATTTACTTGGTGTGTTTCAATATATTAAATTATTGTTTGGTCTTAAAAGCAAGACGCCCTATTTAAAATTAAAACTGAAAGGTTATGATGCTAAGGTTTACTTAAGACCAAAGACGTCCGATTTTAAAATATTCAAACAAATTTTTATTGAAGAAGACTATAACGTTCAATGTCCAAAAGAGGTTAATAATATTATAGATGCTGGCGCTAACTGTGGGTATTCCATAGTGTATTTTAAAAATAAGTTTAAAAAGGCTAGACTTATTGCTATTGAACCTGATCCTTCAAATATTGAGATTCTAAAAAAGAACACTGCACATTTTGAAAATGTATATATAGTGGAAGGCGGGCTTTGGAGTATAACTACCGATTTAAAAATTTTAGATAAGAATGCTGGAAAATGGGCGTTTAGAGTAGTTGAAGCTTTAGATGATTCTAAAGAATTTAAAGGTTATAGTTTGGATGCCATTATGTTAGAATATGATATTAAAACCATCGATATTTTAAAAATGGATGTGGAAGGTGCTGAAAAAGTGATTTTTGAACAAAATTATCAATACTGGTTATCCAAAACTAAATTTGGTTTTTTAGAGCTTCATGAAAATTATGCGCCGGGCGTTACCAATTTGGTTAATAACAGACTACATGCGTTAGATTTTGAACAGTCCAAATCTGGTGAAAACTTAGTGTTTTCCAAGAGGTCTAATCTTAAATAA
- a CDS encoding MATE family efflux transporter, with amino-acid sequence MVLSNYTKEFKYNWQLAAPVMLGMLGHTFVSFVDNIMVGQMGTAELAAVSLGNSFMFIAMSIGIGFSTAITPLVAEADSANDFDKGKSAFKHGLFLCTVLGVLLFLLLLLAKPLMYLMKQPMEVVELAIPYLDLVAISLIPLIIFQGFKQFSDGLSLTKYPMYATILANLINVLLNYLLIFGKFGFPELGIVGAAYGTLVSRIIMVFYLWWLLKGREKSKAYVTNIKFFVLENVMLKKIINLGTPSAMQMFFEVAIFTAAIWLSGLLGKNPQAANQVALNLSSMTFMVATGLSVASMIRVGNQKGLHQYLELRRIAVSLFLMGFIFAVLFASLFLIFNQFLPRLYVDFDDVINFKDNMEVVTIASQLLIAAAVFQISDSLQVVALGALRGLQDVTIPTIITFISYWLIGFPISWYLGKAEAYGSFGIWLGLLAGLTSAAILLFIRFNYLTKRLILNSANN; translated from the coding sequence ATGGTTTTAAGTAATTACACTAAAGAATTTAAATATAATTGGCAGCTTGCTGCGCCAGTAATGTTAGGTATGTTGGGACACACCTTTGTCAGTTTTGTAGACAACATTATGGTAGGTCAAATGGGGACAGCAGAATTAGCTGCTGTATCCTTAGGGAATAGTTTTATGTTTATTGCCATGTCAATAGGTATTGGATTTAGTACAGCAATTACACCTTTAGTGGCAGAGGCTGATAGTGCTAACGATTTTGATAAAGGTAAATCGGCATTTAAACACGGTTTGTTTTTGTGTACCGTTTTAGGTGTTTTATTGTTTTTACTACTTTTATTAGCAAAACCCTTAATGTATTTAATGAAGCAACCTATGGAGGTGGTAGAGCTGGCTATTCCGTATTTAGATTTGGTCGCTATTTCATTAATACCATTAATTATATTTCAAGGATTTAAACAGTTTAGTGATGGTTTATCTTTAACTAAATATCCAATGTATGCTACCATATTAGCCAATTTAATTAACGTCTTATTAAATTATTTATTGATTTTCGGGAAATTTGGGTTTCCAGAATTAGGAATTGTTGGAGCAGCATATGGGACTTTGGTCTCGCGTATTATAATGGTGTTTTATTTATGGTGGTTATTAAAAGGACGCGAAAAATCAAAAGCTTATGTTACTAATATCAAATTTTTTGTATTAGAAAATGTAATGCTAAAAAAGATAATTAATTTAGGAACGCCAAGTGCTATGCAAATGTTTTTTGAAGTAGCTATTTTTACCGCTGCCATTTGGTTAAGTGGTTTATTAGGTAAAAACCCTCAGGCAGCTAATCAAGTGGCTTTAAATTTAAGCTCAATGACCTTTATGGTTGCTACGGGGCTAAGTGTTGCATCAATGATTAGGGTTGGTAATCAAAAAGGATTACATCAATATTTAGAGTTACGTCGTATTGCCGTATCCTTATTTTTGATGGGCTTTATTTTTGCAGTTCTTTTCGCTTCTTTATTTTTGATATTTAATCAGTTTTTACCGCGATTATATGTCGATTTTGATGATGTAATAAACTTTAAAGATAATATGGAAGTGGTCACCATTGCATCACAATTATTAATTGCGGCAGCCGTATTTCAGATTAGTGATAGTTTGCAAGTTGTTGCACTGGGGGCTTTAAGAGGGCTTCAAGATGTTACCATTCCTACCATTATTACATTTATCTCGTATTGGTTAATAGGGTTTCCAATAAGCTGGTATTTAGGAAAGGCAGAAGCCTATGGTAGCTTTGGTATTTGGTTAGGATTACTCGCTGGTTTAACATCAGCAGCTATTTTATTGTTTATACGTTTTAATTATCTAACTAAAAGGTTAATTTTGAACTCGGCTAATAACTAA
- a CDS encoding phosphatase PAP2 family protein, with product MLEQLVQYDKDLFLFLNGLGTTTWDSFWMFYTDKVHWIPFYGILAFLMYKRSNTKMFVLTVVVIALMILFTDQITNLFKNFLVKRPRPCHEDDIVQSMRLIKSWCGGKYGYFSGHASNSMAVAIFSGLMLRYKYKYLIYVLIVWSIAMAYSRIYIGVHYPLDVLSGMLFGGLSGLLFYKLDKYLQSRFEVK from the coding sequence ATGTTAGAGCAATTAGTACAATACGACAAAGACCTTTTTTTATTCTTAAATGGATTAGGAACGACCACTTGGGATAGTTTCTGGATGTTTTATACGGATAAAGTACACTGGATTCCATTTTATGGGATTCTAGCTTTTTTGATGTACAAACGCTCCAATACAAAAATGTTTGTATTAACTGTAGTCGTTATAGCGTTAATGATTTTGTTTACAGATCAAATTACAAACCTATTCAAAAATTTCTTGGTTAAACGTCCTAGACCTTGTCATGAGGATGATATAGTGCAATCTATGCGTTTGATTAAGTCTTGGTGTGGTGGTAAGTATGGGTATTTTTCTGGACATGCCAGTAACAGTATGGCAGTGGCTATCTTTTCAGGTTTAATGTTGCGCTACAAATACAAGTATCTTATTTATGTATTAATTGTTTGGTCTATAGCTATGGCGTATAGTAGAATATATATTGGTGTACACTACCCATTAGATGTGTTAAGCGGAATGTTATTTGGTGGACTATCAGGATTACTATTTTATAAGCTTGATAAGTATTTGCAATCAAGATTTGAGGTCAAGTAA
- a CDS encoding ArnT family glycosyltransferase, which produces MVKLFEKYPLIIICLIIAVMLLPNLETIQVTIMEARNFITAREMIQDNNWLLTTMNGEARYEKPPLPTWLTAISALLFGVKSVFGMRLPAIIMIMVLACYSYKLSKTILTSSAHSIINTLILITSFYVIGITIEAPWDIFTHGFMMVAIYHLFTFFKSENTYWNHAFFAAFFIGCSILSKGPVSFYALLLPFVLAYGFSFKYKNIKTKVLPIITILILAIIIGGWWYFYVRLEDPTTFAAITSKETGNWTSYNVRPFYYYWSFFTQSGLWTIPAFISLLYPYLKTRVINLKAYKFTLLWTLFAVVLLSIIPEKKSRYLMPVLIPLALNIGFYIEYLIRTFKTLTDKRETIPVYFNFGLIALIGIVAPFLLYFQFANQLSTNLFQFILFALVVFLLGLAILSQLIKKEIRTVFLLTTAFFSAIFLFGLPLVKTFTSDNFKPISRLLEENTKSNIRLYNINHISPESIWQYGEKIPRITKKANVFGFPTDSEFVVLANDISQKDQDNISKTYVIEQLGTYDLNESEPNSKQYKDRLISKYYYFKKK; this is translated from the coding sequence ATGGTTAAGTTATTTGAAAAGTATCCGCTTATTATTATTTGTTTGATTATCGCAGTCATGTTATTACCAAATTTAGAAACCATACAGGTGACTATCATGGAAGCTCGTAATTTTATTACTGCCAGAGAAATGATACAGGATAATAACTGGTTATTAACCACCATGAATGGCGAAGCACGTTATGAAAAACCACCATTACCAACCTGGCTAACTGCTATATCTGCACTGCTATTTGGTGTGAAAAGTGTTTTTGGAATGCGCTTACCAGCTATTATTATGATTATGGTATTGGCCTGTTACAGTTATAAACTATCTAAAACCATATTAACAAGTAGCGCTCACAGTATAATTAACACTTTGATTTTAATCACCTCCTTTTATGTTATTGGTATTACTATTGAAGCGCCTTGGGATATTTTCACACATGGCTTTATGATGGTCGCAATTTATCATTTATTCACCTTTTTTAAATCAGAAAACACATATTGGAACCATGCTTTTTTTGCAGCATTCTTTATTGGTTGCTCTATATTAAGTAAAGGTCCTGTTAGCTTTTATGCGTTACTATTACCTTTTGTATTAGCTTATGGTTTCAGTTTTAAATATAAAAATATCAAAACAAAAGTTTTACCGATAATAACCATATTAATACTAGCCATTATTATTGGTGGTTGGTGGTATTTTTATGTAAGATTGGAAGACCCTACAACATTTGCCGCCATTACAAGCAAAGAGACAGGTAATTGGACGAGTTATAATGTTAGACCATTTTATTATTACTGGAGCTTTTTTACACAAAGTGGCTTATGGACAATACCTGCTTTTATAAGTTTATTATATCCGTATTTAAAAACAAGAGTTATCAACCTAAAAGCCTATAAATTTACTCTGTTATGGACTCTTTTTGCAGTAGTACTATTGTCTATAATTCCTGAGAAAAAATCCCGTTACTTAATGCCTGTTTTAATTCCGTTAGCTTTAAATATTGGTTTTTATATTGAGTATTTAATCAGAACATTTAAGACGCTAACCGACAAACGTGAAACTATTCCTGTCTACTTCAACTTTGGGTTAATAGCTTTAATAGGAATTGTTGCGCCTTTTTTACTATACTTTCAATTTGCAAATCAATTAAGTACAAATCTATTTCAGTTTATACTATTTGCTCTAGTTGTTTTTCTTTTAGGATTGGCTATACTTTCGCAATTAATAAAAAAAGAGATTAGAACAGTATTCTTATTAACTACTGCCTTTTTTAGCGCTATTTTCTTATTTGGCTTACCATTAGTAAAAACCTTTACTAGTGATAATTTTAAGCCAATTTCGAGACTTTTAGAGGAGAATACAAAATCTAATATTCGCCTGTATAATATCAATCATATTTCACCCGAATCAATTTGGCAATATGGCGAAAAGATTCCGCGCATTACTAAAAAAGCTAATGTGTTTGGCTTTCCAACGGATTCTGAATTTGTTGTGCTAGCTAATGATATCAGTCAAAAAGATCAGGACAATATAAGTAAAACCTATGTTATTGAACAACTTGGCACTTACGATCTAAATGAAAGTGAACCGAACAGCAAACAATATAAAGACAGACTAATTAGTAAGTATTATTACTTCAAAAAAAAGTAA
- a CDS encoding lipid-A-disaccharide synthase N-terminal domain-containing protein: MNNWIILSIGFLAQTLFSSRLIIQWITSEKQKRVITPTLFWTLSLIASFLLFIYGYLRDDFAIMLGQSLTYYIYIRNLQLQNQWKTFPTSIRWILLLMPLFITLFYFNNNAIDTVKLFKNQAIPLWLLVLGIISQTVFTLRFVYQWMYSEKNKESSLPLGFWALSLIGSLLILTYAIFRVDYVLLVGHSLGAIIYIRNLLILKQQNG, translated from the coding sequence ATGAACAACTGGATTATACTTAGCATTGGTTTTTTAGCGCAAACCTTATTCTCGTCTCGTTTAATTATCCAATGGATTACTAGCGAGAAACAAAAACGCGTCATCACCCCAACCTTATTTTGGACGCTAAGTTTAATCGCTTCGTTTTTACTATTTATTTATGGGTATTTACGTGATGATTTCGCAATCATGTTGGGACAAAGTCTTACGTACTATATCTATATAAGAAATTTACAGCTGCAAAACCAATGGAAAACTTTTCCGACTAGCATTAGATGGATTTTACTATTGATGCCTCTTTTTATTACACTATTCTATTTTAATAATAATGCTATTGATACGGTCAAGCTATTTAAAAACCAAGCCATCCCATTATGGCTTTTAGTATTAGGTATTATTTCTCAAACTGTATTTACGCTTCGTTTTGTATACCAATGGATGTATTCTGAAAAAAACAAAGAATCCTCTTTACCTCTTGGATTTTGGGCGTTAAGCTTAATAGGATCTCTATTAATTTTAACCTACGCTATATTTAGAGTAGATTATGTATTATTAGTGGGCCACTCTTTAGGAGCGATTATTTACATCAGAAATTTGTTAATTCTAAAACAACAAAATGGTTAA
- a CDS encoding glycosyltransferase family 2 protein, with the protein MNYEFTIIVPVYNEEDNLLRVEKELLAYTQIATKTTKILFVNDGSKDKSQTLIEAICNKHDAFDYILFKENRGLSAAIKAGFDYTTTELVGYIDSDLQTAPEDFNLLLEHIGEFDLVTGVRSNRKDSFVKNMSSKIANGIRRAFTKDGMDDTGCPLKVIKTDYAKRIPMFKGLHRFLPAMIMLQNGKTKQITVQHFPRVAGEAKFGVWNRLLGPLMDCFAYLWMKKKYINYEVAKQK; encoded by the coding sequence ATGAATTACGAATTTACCATCATCGTTCCTGTATATAATGAGGAAGATAATTTACTAAGAGTTGAAAAGGAATTATTAGCTTACACGCAGATAGCAACCAAAACAACTAAAATATTATTTGTTAATGATGGCTCAAAAGATAAAAGTCAAACATTAATTGAAGCTATCTGTAACAAACATGACGCTTTCGACTATATATTATTTAAAGAGAATCGCGGTTTAAGTGCTGCCATAAAAGCTGGTTTTGACTATACAACAACTGAACTGGTTGGGTATATAGACTCTGACTTACAAACAGCTCCCGAAGACTTTAATCTGCTACTAGAACATATTGGTGAATTCGATTTAGTTACCGGTGTTCGTTCTAACCGTAAGGATAGTTTTGTAAAAAACATGTCGTCTAAAATTGCTAATGGTATTAGACGTGCTTTTACAAAAGACGGGATGGATGACACAGGGTGTCCTTTAAAAGTAATCAAAACAGATTATGCTAAACGTATTCCAATGTTTAAAGGATTGCACCGTTTTTTACCAGCCATGATTATGTTACAAAACGGAAAAACGAAACAAATAACCGTACAACACTTTCCTAGAGTTGCTGGAGAAGCTAAATTTGGCGTTTGGAACAGACTTTTAGGACCTTTAATGGATTGTTTTGCCTATTTATGGATGAAGAAAAAATACATTAATTACGAAGTCGCTAAGCAAAAATAA